The following proteins come from a genomic window of Miscanthus floridulus cultivar M001 chromosome 2, ASM1932011v1, whole genome shotgun sequence:
- the LOC136536707 gene encoding uncharacterized protein — translation MPHHPPTPVPEVEQVPVETAEQAEQGRSRRRSFATSFRKSKLSASTESPDQLAGCRTSSPKTAEQTAQQPAVEEPMAGTLPGAQQADDQTPVPEQNTSAPSTNPDEADTTASRELDLAEEQQPEVAQNKGADATARGKALVVVESANSGPPPPPELEAEEDEVEEVLGRPQDRRQHVYVSRYRNDEWVMHEEIPEAEETLRVERAAKRLVTEVQDVMKTARYRKRCFD, via the exons atgccgcatcatcctccgacgcccgtaccggaggttgaacaagtcccggtggaaactgccgaacaagcagagcaggggcggtcgaggaggcgTTCCTTCGctacatccttccgcaagtcaaaact atccgcgtccaccgaaagccccgaccagctagctgggtgcagaACGTCCTCTCCAAAAACGGCGgaacaaactgctcagcaaccggccgtggaggagcccatggcagggactctgcctggggctcagcaggcggacgaccagacgccagtccccgagcagaatacaagtgctccgagcacaaaccctgatgaggcggataccacagcgtcacgggagctggatctagccgaggagcagcagccagaagttgcccagaacaagggtgccgacgcgacggctcgtgggaaagccctggtggtcgtggagtctgcaaactccggaccaccgccgcctcccgaactggaggctgaagaggatgaagtggaagaagtcctgggccgtccccaagatagacgacaacatgtatatgtgtcgcgctatcggaacgacgaatgggtcatgcacgaggagatcccagaggccgaggaaaccttaagagttgaacgagcggccaaacgcctggtgactgaagtccag gacgtgatgaaaactgcaaggtaccgaaaaaggtgcttcgactag